Below is a window of Sceloporus undulatus isolate JIND9_A2432 ecotype Alabama chromosome 9, SceUnd_v1.1, whole genome shotgun sequence DNA.
acataacagcaactaCTGTACACAACATGTTAGCAATaccaatagcactttacatttctataccacttcatagtgaattaagcactctctaagcagtttacaatgtgttagccaattgcccccaatacaCTGAGTACTTGATGTATGCAAGAATGGAAGGCTTAGTCAACCCAGTGTCCTatggatcgaactcacaatgttgtggctgcagtattggcatttaaccccctgcgccaccagggctcctgaaatATGTTAGAACACATTTCAAACCAAACCCATTTCAGCATTTCCAATGccttgtatgctttttaaaaaattcaatgcaAAATTTCTATGTGCTCTACTTTAAAATGATTGGGgacatttggccctccagatcttttcACCTATAACTACTATCAGTGCCCCTCAGCATGGCCAaagctagaggattctgggatctgtagtgcaAAGTATTTGGAGGGTCAAATATtctctgaaataatttttaagtTTGTAACCACCGTTCTGCACCATGTGGCTTAAATCAGCTTGAAGAATGTGTGCTCAAATTTAGGCCAATCAGCAGCAAAAACTAGAGGTACACAGCTCTGATGAAGTTAGAATTAAGTACAAGGCAGACAATCTTTGTTGTCATGTGctatacagtggttcctccagATTCGCAGCCTTGgcactttatcacatgtggaaaTCGGGGGTTTAACAAGGGGTTTAACAATTTCCCCAGGACAGTCCCACGATTGTATCAAAGATTTTCTCACACATTGAGCTTAAAGAGGACTTattctgggaagaaccaggaatgctccagcaacaaataattcctgggatttccccgtgaatgactTGTTACTGAAGCATTCCTGGGTCTTCCCGGGATAAGTCTTCTCTAATTGCGTCGGTGTGGAAAAATACCTGCATTTTGCTGGAAAGATGCTTTGCAAGTATATGTTGTTTTATaccaaatcacacacacacacacgcacaccatcTATCCCAGTAATATCTACCCTGTCATTGGCTCTCAATAGTCTCAGACAGGATGTTTTTCACATCAGATCAcctattaaaggtaaaggtttctcctttgatgtgattgtctGGTCATGTTCaatgtagggggcagtgctcatctccggtATTAAGCTGAAGGAGCAAgggttgtcaaagatgactccgtggtcatgtggccaacatgacaaAATCCCATGCCACACAGAACACTGTTAGCTTCCCACCAatgtagtacctatttatctacttgcacttttatatgctttcaaactaATATGTTGGCAGAAacgggactagtgacgggagcgcATTCCATCACATAGTGCTGAATATGTGAGTGGCTGAACCTGATGACATGTACACAAATGATGTACTTCGCAGCCTACAGCGCCTCACTTACCTGTTCTCATTGCCAGAGACCTGTCCTGCAAAAACAACAAGGACTTGGAGATGTGACTTCTTCTAAGATTATTCTTACACACACCGTAACACTGGACCATGCGTGTCCCAACAAACAGCTAAGCAGATAACAAACAGCTATGAACAATGTGTTCGATTTATTTGTAGCTCAAATTCTTTGTCAAATAGGACAAAgggaacaggatccagaacaatggatgcaagctacaggaaaagagattccacctcagcattaggaggaactttccgacagtaagagctgtggaacactctctcagagtgcgatgcagtctccttctttggaggtctttaaacagaggctagatggccatctatctggGCTGCTTTGatcgtgagttcctgcatggcaagggtttggactgaatggcccttgtggtctcttccaactctatgattctgtggttatGTGATCCTAGGAGAGGGTGGATTAGCCTCAACCTTCCTTGTAAAATCTTGAACACAGGAACTATGACTTGCTAGCCATGTGGCACTCTTCTCTTTGAAGAAAGCACCTTGGTTTCCAGTTATTGTGCAACCTGTTCCTTCAcaatttaaaaggggggggggggaagctgccTGTGCCCATATTGGATTGGGAAAGATGAAGGCAGAGTTTGAGGTCTCATTTTGCAGTTTGTGTCAAAGGTTCTCATAAATCATAAAGGAGGAGAAACTCTTCAGGGTGCAGCACTTGAACAGACTCGTCACACTTCTCTATCTCTTCTCCCTTGTAATTTAGCATCCTAGCAGGTGATTCTGTTAGTTtctggaagaggaaagaaatctGTTTATCCAGGGAAAAGACAGAGAAACATTTGCCCTACTGCAGACAAACTGAAGTATCAAATTATCCCAGACCttcaaaaatactttaaaaagcaataacCTACTGTTATGGTTCCAACCCCCACAAGTAGTTACCTATTATAGTTACTTATTTCAGAAAATTAAGCCTCATATTTTTCATAAGTAACCTAGATGGTTACTGtttattattgggggggggtatGTTAGGGGAAAAAATCTCCAAATGCAACAGGTCCTTGGCTTATTGTACTGAATGCACTGCTCTTATCCACCTCACTGTCAACTCAGCTTCTACAACAGGGCACAAGGCAGCCGTTGAACTGTGTGATATTCTTCTTTCATCAcacaggtgggcaaagtgtgggccATGAGCTGTAgcctcctgaagctggctgctgtataAACATTCATACAGCAGTTGGCTTCAGGAAGCTGTTGGCTGCCATGTTTGATGTGAAGGAAGTGAGAGGGGAAGAAGAGCAGAATCATGTCCACTCACATTATGTGACTCCCTGAGCAGTGGAGCTGCAGTGGAAGGGACATATTACATGAAGACATTAATGGAATAGCAgcgagattgagagcctattgacagattttgcccatcaatgaaaaggtgcacgacagtaacaaatggaatgtaAAGCAGCAACAGGACggacatgacattgtgtgatacGTAttggccaaagatgcttttatcctgttaaaattccacttttctaaCCTCATGTGATAAAGACCCAAATCAAGATATAACCTTcattctatgaaagctcatgctgccaatttctttctttcagttcatttcctaggtgctacaagatctctctacgtaccaataaaataatataaggataaaaacattttaaatgcacattaaaataaaactcCTTGAAGCAGCCAAAAGCAATCCTAAAATCCAGTGCTgaaacagtaaaaacagtaatttcaaacactgaatgccatgtggAATAGCACTGTTTTGGTTGCCTGCCAGAATGGCATCATCTATCACTGTCTAATGTCCAAAAGCATGCTTAGGGTCATAGCCACAAACAGGCCTGTGGAAAAGTGCTTTTATATATCCTGAATCTCTCACTATTTTGCTTCTTGGAGGCCTATGCTTTCAGccaataacattttaaagcatGATAAAGGTAAAATATCTAGTTTCTTAGGAGTAAAAGAATCAAGCAAACACTgggaaagttttctttaaaaaaacatgacaaCCCCTAGAATTCCCCAGCCTGTGAAGTTTAAANNNNNNNNNNAACTAAAATTTCCAGATCAAGTGCTTCAAATATATCTTACCAAAGTGTCCGGCATGTCCTCGTTTGGGCAGCAGGAATATTGGCAGACCTGGAAGATTTTCCATGTGACCCAAGGAAGGAACAAAGCAGATGCAATAAATATGATCAAGAAGAGTGGGGCAAATGTTACCCATATTCTGTTGCCATCTGTATGTAAAAAGAGAGTGAAATTAGAGAAAGCAGAAAAATACAATGAGGAGTTTGACAgtgaaaatatttggaaactagccacagtacagttggcccttggtatccgctggggtttgggtccaggaccctctgtggataccaaaatccatggatccatggtagtaaaatggtgtcccttatataaaattgcaaaatcaaggtttgatttttggaatttatattttttttcaatattttcaaccTATGGACATTTCAATCGATAGATAAAGAATATGTGAGTATGGTGGGCCAGATGGATTGTGCTTGTTTTGCTCAGTATTGCTTGAATAGTAACCACaaagaactcagaaaagttacttttgggactacgATTTTCTGACTCCCCCAACTAGTATATTGAAGCAGTATAATGAATCCCAATTATTTTAAAGGAGAATAATGCTTCTTGGGTGCGTCCAAAGACATGATTttacttaaaaacaaaatttctgGTCTCTTTGGGCATGTCCAAAGCGTATCCAAAGTGTACCTgtaaaccataccctatgaggaacgactaagggagatgggatgtttagccttgagaaggtaagaggtgatatgatagcccagtttaaacatttgaagggatgtcatattgaggagggaatcAAGCAGAACAGGAGGCTTACATCAAAACTGATACCAAATGGGAGAGAAAAACAACTAGGTGTACTATAAATTCTAAGTCTAAGTAAATACAACAAGACTATAACATTTCTTTCAAAAAATATGTCTGGTGaaagatatttagaattttctggaATTTTCTAGAACTTTCCAGAACTTCCTAGTAGTTCCCAGAACTTTCCAGAAGTTCCTGGAACTTTCTAGTGATTCCTGGCACTTTCTAGAAAATTCCAAAAACTTAAGAAAATTCCAGAAAGTTCTAGAAAATTCTGGAATCCAGGGAAATTCTAGAACTAGAACAGTTGATTTTGAAACAGAGAATGAAAATCCATATGTCACGGATTTATCTATGCCAGAAATTCCAGGATCAAGCAAGAGAGGAGAGCAGATagtctagaacagtggtccccaaattgtgctctttaaggcattttgaacttcagctcccagaatcccagactattcgccaacatggctgaggcttctgggagctgaagtccaaaagtttggggaccactggtctagaaacTACCCTCCAATTCCGACATTGTATCTTTTTGTTCTTACCTCCAGCCTTCACACACTGCACCTCACTGAAATTGCTGTTTCGATTGATGGCCTCAACGTACGTCTGAGCTTTCACACAGTACTCAGTATCAGCTTCCATGGTCTCCAGATGTATAGCGGTGCTGCTGTCTCTCACCACTTTGCGGTTCATCTGGTTTTGCAAAATCCAGAGTGAAAAGGGTTTGCAAACATCATAGCAAACTTTGTCAACCCAGTGTGGCCCTAGGAGtattggaactgtagtttggcaCCAGGTATATTGGGCTCCCATTAGCTTCACCCAGCATAACAATATGTCACGAAAAAGGACAAATGCTGCCCAATTATTCCTTCTTGGCTCTTTGTGTCAACAGGAGTGCCCAAAGAAACCGGGTAACTGTACTTTATGGTTTATTTAGTGAGCATCTAAAGCAGGTTCCTTGACATATTGCTTCTGAAACAAGCCATAGTAATAAGACCAATAATGATTCTGACTTCCTATGAGAACAATTATGATTATGATTCTGGCTGGcaatgaaaacaagaaaaaaggaatTCCAGATGTAATTTGAACCAAACTGAGATGGAGCTTGAATTTCTGTTTCTTTAGCTACCATCACTGATTGGAGGAGCCAAGAAAAGCTGAATAGTATGCTCCTGAATGCTTGATCTAGTAGGGGATAGTTGGTAACAATTCTGGCTTATCCTGACATGTGAACTAGTTGTACTGTATATTTATTCAGAGTGATTTAGGGTAGCTTAAATATTAGTGAACTCATTTTTGTTGTATTCACTTATTTGTTTCCTGGGCATTAGAGGCTTATAAATAGTTAGTCCTATGCCACCTGCTCTTGGGTAGAGTGGCACAGGgcagtgaggtgtgtgtgtggggggggggggtggtttgcccttttggccccacccctggaagccccgtctccacaccgggtgacaccccagacaCTGTAAATAGTAACTACAAACTAGGATGAAgtgatattaaaatataattctctcCTCACTTGATTTCAAACATCAACTGCTTACTCTGAAAAATGAGTTTTGTATAGTTTCTTGAGCTTATAAAGCTCAAGCTAAAATCTGTTTTTCACTAGACAGTTGCAGCAGTGTGATACCactaactgctgtggctcagtcctatggaattttgggatttgtagtttcataaggtGCTTAGATTtccttgccagagagctctaatgccttgCCAAATTACAAAtatcaggatttcataggactcAACTATGGCTGCATTATATATGATTCTAAGCTTGGAGTAACTACTAGAGGACATTTCAGATGCTGCCTTGTACCTTCATAATGTAACCTTTTAATGAAATCATTAAATCAAACATCTTACAACAGGAATAACCTGTTAtctatgctgttttgtttttgtcttgcaaGTTTATACTCAAAGTTCTCCCATTTCGTCAGTGTGCTGAGCAGTGTTCTCATTCCGGACACAACTCCAAAATGTACCTCATGTTGTTGGCCTTTCTTCCAGTAAAATATCCAGAATTCAAAGGCAGGTCCAAGATACTCTAGCTCCACTAACAAATGATATCCATCAGCTGTAACTGTCATCTTAGGTGGAAAGAGGGAGGCTAGGGAGGAAAAATTAACATCTGTcatgtaaaaatatatacatcTTATTCtttaacacagaaaataataGTTCATGTGTGGTGAATAGAATATTGAGCTAAACAATGAGAAGGCACTGCAGCTCAACCAATGGCATGTGGGCTGGGAAGTTTAAAAGAGTCTGGACTGGTCCTTGGGTCAAAAAAATTTGgaataaaatacataatgaaCTAGAGAAAATGTTGAATATAAAGATAAATGTGGAGCCTAAATTATATCTGTTGGGAATGTTGAAAGATGACTTAGAAACAAAATATggggaaattatattttatttattaactgcAGCAAGATCTGTAATAGCTAAAAATTGGAAAGGTAATGAAAAACTGACACTACAAGAATGGTTACTGAAAATATATGAGATAATGGAATTAGACAAACTGACATGTCTATTGAGAGATAGGAACCTGGATAAAGAA
It encodes the following:
- the IL20RB gene encoding interleukin-20 receptor subunit beta, whose amino-acid sequence is MYSEMAICFQFPLFSLIPLFISGALLPAPQNITILSTNMKHFLSWSPVVVPGEAVKYSVEFQGEYEREYANDSWIPIGECTSIHITQCDITEDISATVPYNLRIRAALGTQASRWATLNGFFSRVTTSLFPPKMTVTADGYHLLVELEYLGPAFEFWIFYWKKGQQHEMNRKVVRDSSTAIHLETMEADTEYCVKAQTYVEAINRNSNFSEVQCVKAGDGNRIWVTFAPLFLIIFIASALFLPWVTWKIFQVCQYSCCPNEDMPDTLKLTESPARMLNYKGEEIEKCDESVQVLHPEEFLLLYDL